From the genome of Canis lupus familiaris isolate Mischka breed German Shepherd chromosome 8, alternate assembly UU_Cfam_GSD_1.0, whole genome shotgun sequence, one region includes:
- the GLRX5 gene encoding glutaredoxin-related protein 5, mitochondrial — MSGSLSRAAAALLRWGRGAGGGLRAPGVRAAGSGGDGGGRSAAQLDTLVKKDKVVVFLKGTPEQPQCGFSNAVVQILRLHGVRDYAAYNVLDDPQLRQGIKDYSNWPTIPQVYLNGEFVGGCDILLQMHQNGDLVEELKKLGIRSALLDEKKDQDSK; from the exons ATGAGCGGGTCCCTgagccgggcggcggcggcgctgctCCGCtgggggcgcggcgcgggcggcggcctGCGGGCCCCGGGCGTGCGGGCGGCGGGCTCGGGCGGCGACGGCGGGGGCCGCTCGGCGGCGCAGCTGGACACGCTGGTGAAGAAGGACAAGGTGGTGGTCTTCCTCAAGGGGACCCCGGAGCAGCCCCAGTGCGGCTTCAGCAACGCCGTGGTGCAGATCCTGCGGCTGCACGGCGTCCGCGACTACGCGGCCTACAACGTGCTGGACGACCCCCAGCTCCGGCAAG GCATTAAGGACTATTCCAACTGGCCCACCATCCCGCAGGTGTACCTCAATGGCGAGTTCGTGGGGGGCTGTGACATCCTGCTACAGATGCATCAGAATGGGGACCTGGTCGAAGAACTGAAAAAGCTGGGGATTCGCTCTGCCCTTTTGGATGAAAAGAAAGACCAAGACTCAAAGTGA